In one Chloroflexota bacterium genomic region, the following are encoded:
- a CDS encoding sugar ABC transporter substrate-binding protein → MKQKRVLLLLSLLMVASLVFSAYGLTAAQEEEVVLRWRTRPDNQEEADVYQSISDSLELEGITLEYEPGGSETASYQDVLKTELASGTAPDVFWIPGTDVADFATRGLILDMRAMADATEGYSDDAFYPGPMFHLTFNPETGNTGEALWGLPRDVSTFALYINLDLLAEAGVDDPRELEANGEWTWDAFMEVAEAVSALGDDVQGYGGSAWWGPYGVWMNAAGGGFFTEDRSACALDTPEALEGLQFAQDLYASGAAVPYGEDPEPPFRSGNLGMFQNGRWATPGIRTVEFEWDVVGLPTGPAGNPGNWLFWGAYVVNANTPYPEAAWELVQALTTAEVQGIVAELGANIPSRVSEEALDAFLSFTPPANNQAFLDGLANSPTAEGPLWAGSWPDFGAVMDTAVSSLLTGETTVEEFGATVCDEANKAFP, encoded by the coding sequence ATGAAACAGAAACGTGTTTTACTACTGCTCTCTTTGCTGATGGTGGCCTCGCTCGTTTTCAGCGCCTATGGCCTTACCGCAGCGCAGGAAGAAGAAGTTGTTTTGCGCTGGCGCACCCGCCCCGACAACCAGGAAGAAGCCGATGTATACCAATCCATCAGCGACAGCCTGGAATTGGAAGGGATTACCCTGGAATATGAACCCGGTGGCTCTGAAACTGCCAGTTACCAGGATGTGCTCAAAACCGAACTGGCTTCCGGCACCGCCCCCGATGTATTCTGGATCCCCGGAACCGATGTGGCTGATTTCGCCACCCGCGGCCTGATTCTGGATATGCGCGCCATGGCTGATGCAACCGAAGGTTACTCCGACGATGCTTTCTACCCCGGCCCCATGTTCCACCTGACCTTCAACCCCGAAACCGGCAACACCGGCGAAGCCCTTTGGGGTCTGCCCCGCGATGTTTCGACCTTCGCCCTGTATATCAACCTGGATTTGCTGGCCGAAGCCGGTGTGGATGATCCCCGCGAACTTGAAGCCAATGGCGAATGGACCTGGGACGCTTTCATGGAAGTTGCCGAAGCCGTTTCCGCTTTGGGCGATGATGTTCAGGGCTACGGTGGTAGCGCCTGGTGGGGCCCCTACGGCGTATGGATGAATGCTGCTGGCGGCGGCTTCTTCACTGAAGACCGCTCTGCTTGCGCTTTGGACACCCCCGAAGCCCTCGAAGGTCTACAATTTGCGCAAGACCTGTATGCTTCTGGCGCGGCGGTTCCTTACGGTGAAGACCCCGAACCTCCTTTCCGCTCCGGCAATCTGGGCATGTTCCAGAATGGCCGCTGGGCCACCCCCGGCATCCGCACCGTTGAATTTGAATGGGACGTTGTTGGTCTTCCCACCGGGCCTGCTGGTAACCCCGGCAACTGGCTCTTCTGGGGCGCGTATGTGGTCAATGCCAATACACCTTACCCCGAAGCTGCCTGGGAACTCGTTCAGGCTCTCACCACGGCTGAAGTTCAGGGTATTGTCGCCGAACTGGGCGCCAATATCCCCAGCCGCGTGAGCGAAGAAGCTCTGGATGCCTTCTTGTCCTTCACGCCCCCGGCCAACAATCAGGCCTTCCTCGATGGCCTCGCCAACTCCCCGACCGCTGAAGGCCCCCTGTGGGCTGGCTCCTGGCCGGACTTTGGCGCTGTCATGGATACGGCCGTTTCCTCCCTCCTCACCGGTGAAACCACCGTTGAAGAATTTGGCGCAACCGTCTGCGACGAAGCCAACAAAGCTTTTCCGTAG
- a CDS encoding LacI family DNA-binding transcriptional regulator, giving the protein MTGNMPVTYLHINSMPRSRITIRDVAAQAGVSHQTVSRVINKNERVSPETRQRVETAITKLGYQPSRLAKSLATKKTHTIGLVVADITNPFFFEVARGVQDTALEQGYNVFVCNTDDNPRGEQDVLNLMASQEVDGVILSTASSTDEELLAFVENYKPLVVINREIDHPKASLVNVDIYKGAKLAIEHLISRGHSRIGMLTHQGHNPDEVRRVQGYREVLQAHGITPNAEWLALAPPNLTGGYTATQKLLTAHPEITAIFTYNDLMAIGALRGCYDMGIKVPDECAVMGFDDIKFSEMLQPALSSIRYDKYLVGQKAMLRLLELLEEPDAIYEPIRLDVELVIREST; this is encoded by the coding sequence ATGACCGGTAACATGCCCGTCACTTATCTACACATCAATTCTATGCCGCGTTCTCGTATAACCATTCGTGATGTTGCTGCCCAGGCTGGTGTCTCTCACCAAACAGTTTCGCGCGTGATTAATAAGAATGAGCGTGTTTCCCCGGAAACGCGCCAACGCGTAGAAACCGCAATCACTAAATTGGGCTATCAACCCAGTCGCTTAGCCAAAAGCCTGGCGACAAAGAAAACACACACCATTGGCCTGGTGGTCGCCGATATTACCAATCCGTTTTTCTTTGAAGTCGCCCGTGGAGTGCAGGATACCGCGCTCGAACAGGGCTACAATGTATTTGTCTGTAATACAGACGATAACCCCCGGGGTGAGCAAGATGTTCTTAACCTGATGGCCTCACAGGAGGTCGATGGGGTTATCCTTTCAACCGCCAGTTCCACCGATGAAGAGCTGCTGGCCTTTGTCGAAAACTACAAGCCGCTGGTCGTCATCAACCGTGAAATCGACCACCCCAAAGCAAGTTTGGTCAATGTGGATATTTATAAGGGGGCAAAATTAGCGATTGAGCATTTAATCAGCCGTGGGCACAGCCGTATTGGGATGCTCACCCACCAAGGACACAATCCTGATGAAGTGCGCCGCGTGCAAGGGTATCGCGAAGTTCTACAAGCTCACGGAATCACGCCCAATGCAGAGTGGCTTGCATTGGCCCCGCCGAATCTTACTGGCGGTTATACGGCCACCCAGAAGCTATTAACCGCCCACCCGGAAATTACCGCAATTTTCACCTATAACGATCTAATGGCAATTGGCGCGCTGCGAGGCTGCTACGATATGGGTATCAAGGTTCCCGATGAATGCGCCGTTATGGGGTTTGACGATATTAAATTCTCCGAAATGCTCCAACCTGCCTTGAGTTCGATACGTTACGATAAATATCTGGTGGGGCAGAAAGCCATGTTGCGCCTTCTGGAGTTGCTCGAAGAGCCAGATGCTATTTACGAACCCATACGCCTGGATGTTGAGTTGGTGATTCGTGAATCAACCTGA